A genomic segment from Thermothielavioides terrestris NRRL 8126 chromosome 4, complete sequence encodes:
- a CDS encoding 60S ribosomal protein L7 — MLRSVPTQNDVLVPETLLKKRKSQEKARAERAAEQEKRKKANKEKRGVIFKRAEKYVKEYRDAEREKIRLARLAKQNGSFYIPAEAKLIFVIRIKGINKIPPKPRKILQLLRLLQINNGVFVRVTKATSEMIKVVEPWVTYGYPNLKSVKELVYKRGYGKVNGQRIALTDNAIIEENLGKYGIICMEDLIHEIYTVGPNFKQAANFLWPFKLSNPTGGFRPRKFKHFIEGGDLGNREEHINALIRQMN, encoded by the exons ATGCTTAGGTCCGTCCCGACACAGAACGATGTTCTCGTTCCCGAGACTCTCCTGAAGAAGCGCAAGTCGCAGGAGAAGGCTCGCGCTGAGCGTGCTGCCGAGCAGGAGAAGCGGAAGAAG GCCAACAAGGAGAAGCGTGGCGTCATCTTCAAGCGTGCTGAGAAGTACGTCAAGGAGTACCGTGACGCCGAGCGGGAGAAGATCCGCCTTGCTCGCCTCGCCAAGCAGAATGGCTCTTTCTACATTCCTGCTGAGGCGAAGCTGATCTTCGTCATCCGCATCAAGGG TATCAACAAGATCCCTCCCAAGCCGCGCAAGATCCTTCAGCTCCTCCGCCTGCTGCAGATCAACAACGGTGTCTTCGTCCGCGTTACCAAGGCCACCTCCGAGATGATCAAGGTTGTCGAGCCGTGGGTTACCTACGGTTATCCCAACCTCAAGAGCGTCAAGGAGCTGGTGTACAAGCGCGGCTACGGCAAGGTCAACGGCCAGCGCATCGCCTTGACCGATAACGCCATCATCGAGGAGAACCTCGGCAAATACGGCATCATTTGCATGGAGGATCTCATCCACGAGATCTATACGGTTGGCCCCAACTTCAAGCAGGCCGCCAACTTCCTCTGGCCCTTCAAGCTCAGCAACCCCACCGGTGGCTTCCGTCCCCGCAAGTTCAAGCACTTCATTGAGGGTGGTGACCTGGGTAACCGGGAGGAGCACATCAACGCTCTGATCCGCCAGATGAACTAA
- a CDS encoding 40S ribosomal protein S14: protein MPPKKAARPAQENISLGPQVREGELVFGVARIFASFNDTFVHVTDLSGRETICRVTGGMKVKADRDESSPYAAMLAAQDVAARCKELGITALHIKIRATGGNGTKTPGPGAQSALRALARSGMKIGRIEDVTPTPSDSTRRKGGRRGRRL from the exons ATGCCCCCGAAGAAGGCCGCTCGTCCTGCGCAGGAGAACATCTCCCTGGGCCCCCAGGTCCGGGAGGGTGAGCTCGTGTTTGGCG TTGCCCGCATCTTCGCCAGCTTC AACGACACCTTCGTTCACGTCACCGATCTCAG CGGCCGTGAAACCATCTGCCGTGTTACTGGTGGTATGAAGGTCAAGGCCGACCGCGACGAGTCTTCCCCCTACGCCGCCATGTTGGCTGCTCAGGACGTCGCGGCCCGCTGCAAGGAGCTCGGAATTACTGCCCTCCACATCAAGATCCGTGCCACTGGTG GTAACGGCACCAAGACCCCTGGTCCTGGCGCCCAGTCCGCCCTCCGCGCTCTCGCCCGGTCTGGCATGAAGATTGGCCGCATTGAGGACGTTACCCCGACCCCGTCTGACTCGACTCGCCGCAAGGGCGGTCGCCGTGGTCGCCGTCTCTAA